A region from the Mycobacterium heidelbergense genome encodes:
- a CDS encoding amidohydrolase family protein, with translation MKSIDELAANLNFTTAKTGGQRSVTFLPDPPRAPRRYTVISVDDHIVEPPDTFAGRVPRKFADRAPQVVEADGGGQAWVYDGRELPNVGFNAVVGRPVAEYGFEPVRFDEMRRGAWDIHERVRDMDLNGIYASLNFPSFLPGFAGQRLQQVTNDRDLALASVRAWNDWHLEVWAGSYPERIIPCQLPWLLDPELGAKMIYENAERGFHAVTFSENPAMLGLPSIHSGHWDPMMAACAETDTVVNLHIGSSGSSPSTTDDAPPDVQGVLFFAYAISAAVDWLYSGLPSRFPTLKICLSEGGIGWVAGLLDRLDHMLSYHAMYGTWRALGESLTPAEVFTRNFWFCAVEDKSSFVQRDRIGVDNIMLEADYPHCDSTWPHTQQTIHEQIGDLPPDVIRKFSWENASRLYRHSVPVDVQRNPDAF, from the coding sequence GTGAAATCGATCGACGAGCTGGCCGCTAACCTGAATTTCACCACGGCGAAGACCGGCGGGCAGCGCTCGGTCACGTTTCTGCCGGATCCGCCCCGGGCGCCGCGCCGCTACACGGTGATCTCGGTGGACGATCACATCGTCGAACCGCCGGACACCTTCGCCGGACGCGTGCCGCGCAAGTTCGCCGACCGCGCGCCCCAAGTCGTGGAGGCCGACGGCGGGGGACAGGCGTGGGTCTACGACGGCCGGGAGCTGCCCAACGTCGGGTTCAACGCCGTCGTCGGGCGCCCGGTGGCGGAGTACGGCTTCGAGCCGGTCCGATTCGACGAGATGCGCAGGGGCGCATGGGATATCCACGAGCGCGTCAGGGACATGGACCTCAACGGCATCTACGCCTCGCTCAACTTCCCGTCGTTCCTGCCGGGGTTCGCCGGCCAGCGGCTGCAACAGGTGACCAACGATCGGGACCTGGCGCTGGCCTCGGTGCGCGCGTGGAACGACTGGCACCTCGAGGTGTGGGCGGGCTCCTATCCCGAACGCATCATCCCGTGCCAATTGCCGTGGCTGCTGGACCCCGAGCTCGGCGCCAAGATGATCTACGAGAACGCCGAGCGCGGGTTTCACGCCGTCACGTTCAGCGAGAACCCGGCGATGCTCGGGTTGCCGAGCATTCATTCCGGTCACTGGGACCCGATGATGGCGGCCTGCGCCGAGACGGACACGGTGGTGAACCTGCACATCGGGTCGTCCGGTTCCTCGCCGTCCACCACCGACGATGCGCCGCCGGACGTGCAGGGGGTGCTGTTCTTCGCCTATGCCATTTCGGCGGCGGTCGATTGGCTGTACTCCGGCCTGCCCAGCAGGTTCCCCACTCTGAAAATCTGTTTGTCCGAAGGCGGAATCGGCTGGGTCGCCGGGCTGCTGGACCGCCTGGACCACATGCTGAGCTATCACGCGATGTATGGCACCTGGCGGGCGCTTGGCGAAAGCTTAACTCCGGCGGAGGTTTTCACTCGCAACTTCTGGTTCTGCGCGGTGGAAGACAAGTCGTCGTTCGTGCAGCGGGACCGGATCGGCGTGGACAACATCATGTTGGAGGCCGATTACCCGCACTGCGACTCCACCTGGCCGCACACCCAACAAACGATCCACGAACAGATCGGCGATCTGCCGCCGGACGTGATTCGTAAGTTCAGCTGGGAGAACGCCTCCCGCCTGTACCGGCATTCGGTGCCGGTCGACGTACAGCGGAATCCCGACGCATTCTGA
- a CDS encoding class II aldolase/adducin family protein produces the protein MNAANPRRGGLEVWAPSVVPPIGVELSDEQALAVAFRHLAVIGFAENMAGHITWQPEGHTDMFVNPWGLWWQELTASDICVVDGDARVVRGRWDVTPAIHIHTELHRVRDDARVVIHNHPYYVCVLAALGRLPQLVHQTGSLYLDDLCLIDTYDGEVDTPARAADLAARIGGANLTILANHGVIATGRNLPEAVYRAASIERVRKLAYDVMLTGKEPVRMNWSDMAGMQQSLIERAADVYWAGAARMTIKADPDVLT, from the coding sequence ATGAACGCTGCTAACCCACGGCGAGGAGGCCTGGAGGTCTGGGCGCCGTCGGTGGTGCCCCCGATCGGGGTCGAGCTGTCCGACGAGCAGGCCCTGGCGGTCGCCTTCCGCCACCTCGCCGTCATCGGGTTCGCGGAGAACATGGCCGGACACATCACCTGGCAGCCCGAGGGCCACACCGACATGTTCGTCAATCCGTGGGGGCTGTGGTGGCAGGAGCTCACCGCCTCGGACATCTGCGTGGTGGACGGCGACGCGCGGGTGGTCCGTGGCCGCTGGGATGTCACCCCGGCGATCCACATCCACACGGAACTGCACCGCGTCCGCGATGACGCCCGGGTGGTCATTCACAACCACCCCTACTACGTGTGCGTGCTGGCCGCGTTGGGCAGGCTGCCGCAGCTGGTCCACCAAACCGGTTCGCTGTACCTCGATGACCTGTGTCTGATCGACACCTACGACGGCGAGGTCGACACCCCCGCTCGCGCAGCGGATCTCGCCGCGCGCATCGGTGGCGCCAACCTCACGATCCTGGCCAACCACGGCGTCATCGCAACGGGGCGCAACCTACCCGAGGCCGTCTACCGGGCGGCATCGATCGAACGGGTACGCAAGCTGGCCTACGACGTCATGCTGACCGGCAAGGAGCCGGTGCGGATGAATTGGTCGGACATGGCGGGCATGCAACAGTCGCTCATCGAACGGGCCGCCGACGTCTATTGGGCGGGGGCGGCACGGATGACCATCAAGGCCGATCCCGATGTGCTCACCTGA
- a CDS encoding class I adenylate-forming enzyme family protein has translation MSAGRLDAVGSPAFSDEDPARFRAAGWWSDSTLSDAVRRNAESTPDRPAYVDHGGASLNWREFDSAAGDLAEQLAGLGVARGDRVAVWHGDSAAIHVLFVAIERCGAVVVGIGARAGTREVAAILRNSRPKILIADRQHGDAAAGVADESAVPTLVLGGDAGAPRLSVHVEPRAVGADAQLGPDDVFLINSTSGTTGLPKCVVHTQNRWHYFHQKAVANGLLTSDDTFLPVIPTPFGFGIWTSHTTPIYLGATAVILSRFTPSAACEAIARHKVTVLCCVSTQLTMLMADPACRDHDLSSLRVVFAGGEALPYRPAAAFEELTGAKILQFYGSNETGMLSATTLDDSRQRRLRTGGRIVPEMAVRLFDGDRDVTETGRGQPACRGPATSLGYLGGTDHDRLFTPDGWMRMGDICEIDADGYLTVTGRTSDFILRGGKNISATQVEDAVTTHPAVAVAAAVAMPDPVFGEKVCVYAELADSHAIDLPGLIEHLLALGISKELLPERLLVVDELPRSSGGKVAKGLLREDIRIRMEADHERC, from the coding sequence ATGAGCGCCGGTCGGCTGGATGCCGTGGGCTCGCCGGCATTCTCCGACGAGGACCCGGCCCGGTTTCGCGCCGCCGGCTGGTGGTCGGATTCGACGCTGTCGGACGCGGTGCGTCGCAACGCCGAATCCACACCGGACCGTCCCGCCTACGTCGACCACGGCGGCGCGTCGTTGAACTGGCGCGAATTCGACTCTGCCGCTGGCGATCTGGCGGAGCAACTGGCGGGCCTCGGAGTGGCGCGCGGCGATCGGGTCGCGGTGTGGCACGGCGATTCCGCCGCCATCCACGTGCTGTTCGTCGCGATCGAACGCTGCGGCGCCGTCGTGGTCGGCATCGGCGCGCGCGCCGGGACCCGCGAGGTCGCCGCGATACTGCGCAATTCGCGGCCCAAAATCCTGATCGCCGATCGGCAGCATGGCGACGCCGCGGCGGGTGTGGCCGACGAATCCGCCGTGCCCACGCTGGTCCTCGGCGGCGACGCCGGCGCGCCGCGGCTGAGCGTTCACGTGGAACCCAGGGCGGTGGGGGCCGACGCACAACTCGGCCCCGACGACGTCTTTCTCATCAACTCCACCTCCGGGACGACGGGCCTGCCCAAATGCGTGGTGCACACCCAAAACCGGTGGCACTACTTCCATCAGAAGGCCGTCGCCAACGGGTTGCTGACGTCGGACGACACGTTCTTGCCCGTCATACCCACCCCTTTCGGTTTTGGCATATGGACCAGCCACACCACTCCGATCTATCTCGGTGCCACGGCCGTGATCCTTTCGCGGTTCACCCCGAGCGCGGCGTGCGAGGCGATCGCCCGTCATAAGGTGACCGTGTTGTGTTGTGTCAGCACGCAATTGACCATGCTGATGGCCGACCCCGCGTGCCGGGACCATGACTTGAGTTCGCTGCGCGTCGTTTTCGCCGGCGGCGAGGCGCTGCCGTACCGGCCCGCCGCCGCATTCGAGGAGCTCACCGGCGCGAAGATCCTGCAGTTCTACGGCTCCAACGAGACCGGGATGCTCAGCGCGACGACCCTCGACGACTCGCGCCAACGCCGACTCCGCACCGGCGGCCGCATCGTCCCCGAAATGGCGGTCCGGCTCTTCGACGGGGATCGGGACGTCACCGAGACCGGCCGGGGCCAGCCCGCGTGCCGCGGACCGGCGACCAGCCTCGGCTACCTCGGCGGGACCGACCACGACAGGCTGTTCACCCCCGACGGGTGGATGCGCATGGGCGACATCTGCGAGATCGACGCGGACGGCTACCTGACCGTCACCGGCCGAACCTCCGACTTCATCCTGCGCGGCGGCAAGAACATCAGCGCAACCCAGGTCGAGGACGCCGTCACGACCCACCCCGCCGTCGCGGTCGCGGCGGCGGTCGCGATGCCCGATCCGGTGTTCGGCGAAAAGGTGTGCGTCTACGCCGAACTCGCCGATTCTCACGCCATCGACCTGCCCGGGCTCATCGAGCACCTGTTGGCGCTGGGCATCTCCAAGGAACTGCTGCCCGAACGACTCCTCGTGGTCGACGAGCTTCCCCGATCGTCCGGCGGCAAGGTCGCCAAGGGCCTGCTCCGCGAGGATATTCGAATCAGGATGGAGGCCGATCATGAACGCTGCTAA
- a CDS encoding recombinase family protein, with the protein MVDRGSDHVLRNRGTISKKPGRFPADVPHRAAGAAGATPTRIRPISRAVSDTSCATILNEQGLSLHFDNPTTGTLVGYARCSTDSQDLTVQQQRLRELGVAEDRIYLDYGLSGTNRARHLRRIRGRPAQGVMANCYRTIQHGKAKESV; encoded by the coding sequence GTGGTCGACAGAGGATCTGATCACGTACTTCGAAATCGAGGCACGATTTCCAAGAAGCCCGGACGATTTCCCGCCGACGTGCCTCACCGAGCGGCTGGAGCCGCCGGGGCGACACCAACCCGAATCCGTCCGATCTCGCGCGCCGTCTCAGACACCTCGTGCGCAACTATTCTCAATGAGCAGGGGTTATCCTTACACTTCGATAATCCCACTACTGGCACGCTCGTTGGATATGCGCGCTGCTCGACGGACTCGCAGGACCTTACCGTGCAACAGCAACGACTTCGCGAACTCGGCGTCGCTGAGGACCGGATCTATCTCGACTACGGACTCAGCGGCACTAACAGGGCGCGCCATCTTCGCCGAATTCGAGGTCGACCTGCTCAAGGTGTCATGGCCAACTGTTATCGAACCATTCAGCACGGCAAAGCCAAGGAGAGTGTGTGA
- a CDS encoding DUF6247 family protein produces the protein MTAESAFPPDPDDPTQTLALLPDRWHEQFLAEYRAGLDAAREVGQWPELRALLHRWRLRATAYTDPGFAAAAQAARDARPEDLVPLPGWDDKR, from the coding sequence GTGACCGCAGAATCGGCGTTTCCCCCGGACCCCGACGACCCCACGCAAACCCTGGCGCTGTTACCAGACCGCTGGCACGAACAGTTCCTCGCCGAATACCGGGCCGGACTCGACGCTGCCCGCGAAGTCGGGCAGTGGCCCGAGCTGCGCGCCCTGCTGCACCGCTGGCGGCTCCGCGCCACCGCCTACACCGACCCCGGTTTCGCCGCCGCCGCACAGGCCGCCCGCGACGCCCGCCCTGAAGACCTTGTTCCGCTGCCGGGGTGGGACGATAAACGGTGA
- a CDS encoding alpha/beta fold hydrolase, producing MFTQPELTTGTNAYRATTAALPQRLDARRDGYVERTVITSDGVRLAARDYGSAGASEHTVVLLHGLCLTQASWALQIRHLVRRWGNSVRIITYDHRGHGRSTGADMHTYRIDRLAADLADVLTALRVTGPLTLAGHSMGGMTALAYLGRPAADRPVEAQGLVLVATAAGRLAERGLGRLLGTRATDMLFNLVHRMPRQATDHFSGLVRPVWQGLNKHFGAATTGAAAVAASAVHTISLTTAVGFLPGLKEYDQYHALASISADTVVISGGADLATPAAHARDLAAAIPGATHLHQPNAGHMLVEERPQCVSEAIDSVMGLHRRSATRTKARASRNSSPTPQLAAAVC from the coding sequence GTGTTCACTCAGCCAGAACTGACGACGGGAACAAACGCATACCGTGCGACCACCGCCGCGCTTCCGCAGCGCTTGGACGCAAGGCGTGACGGCTATGTCGAGCGCACGGTCATCACGAGTGACGGCGTGCGGCTGGCGGCCCGCGACTACGGCTCTGCCGGTGCCAGCGAGCACACCGTCGTTCTGCTGCACGGTCTTTGCCTGACACAGGCGAGCTGGGCGCTGCAGATCCGTCACCTGGTGCGCCGGTGGGGCAACAGCGTGCGAATCATCACCTACGATCACCGCGGCCATGGCCGCTCGACCGGCGCCGACATGCACACCTACCGAATCGACCGGCTGGCAGCCGATCTCGCTGATGTCCTCACCGCGCTGCGCGTCACCGGGCCCCTCACCCTGGCGGGACACTCGATGGGCGGCATGACGGCGCTGGCGTACCTGGGCCGTCCCGCCGCCGATCGTCCGGTGGAAGCGCAGGGCCTCGTTTTGGTCGCCACGGCGGCCGGCCGCCTCGCCGAGCGGGGGCTCGGGCGCCTACTGGGCACACGCGCCACCGACATGCTGTTCAATCTCGTGCACCGCATGCCCCGGCAAGCCACAGACCACTTCAGCGGGCTGGTGCGGCCGGTATGGCAGGGCCTCAACAAGCACTTTGGCGCCGCGACCACCGGTGCCGCCGCGGTCGCCGCGTCGGCCGTCCACACCATCTCATTGACGACAGCCGTCGGCTTCCTTCCGGGTCTGAAGGAATACGACCAATATCACGCCCTTGCGTCCATCTCCGCGGACACGGTCGTCATCAGCGGGGGAGCGGACCTGGCGACCCCGGCCGCCCACGCACGCGACCTGGCCGCGGCCATCCCGGGCGCCACCCATCTGCATCAACCCAACGCCGGCCACATGCTGGTCGAAGAGCGCCCGCAATGCGTCAGCGAGGCAATCGACTCGGTGATGGGCTTGCACCGCCGATCCGCCACCAGAACGAAAGCACGGGCATCGCGCAATAGTTCACCGACGCCGCAACTCGCTGCTGCCGTGTGCTGA